One window from the genome of Pelodictyon luteolum DSM 273 encodes:
- the bchL gene encoding ferredoxin:protochlorophyllide reductase (ATP-dependent) iron-sulfur ATP-binding protein — translation MSLVLAVYGKGGIGKSTTSANISAALALKGAKVLQIGCDPKHDSTFPITGKLQKTVIEALEEVDFHHEELTAEDVIETGFAGIDGLEAGGPPAGSGCGGYVVGESVTLLQELGLYDKYDVILFDVLGDVVCGGFSAPLNYADYAIIIATNDFDSIFAANRLCMAIQQKSVRYKVKLAGIVANRVDYAKGGGTNMLDQFAEKVGTRLLAKVPYHELIRRSRFAGKTLFAMDDSEEGKEECLQPYLQIAEDLLSEAPMSSVPVPIGDREIFEIVGGWQ, via the coding sequence ATGAGTCTAGTCCTGGCTGTATACGGCAAAGGTGGCATCGGAAAAAGCACCACCAGCGCCAACATCTCTGCAGCTCTCGCCCTCAAGGGCGCCAAGGTGCTGCAGATCGGATGCGACCCCAAGCACGACAGCACGTTCCCCATTACCGGGAAGCTGCAGAAAACCGTCATCGAGGCTCTTGAAGAGGTCGATTTCCATCATGAGGAACTGACTGCCGAGGATGTCATCGAAACCGGTTTTGCCGGCATCGACGGACTTGAGGCGGGCGGTCCCCCGGCCGGCAGCGGCTGCGGCGGCTACGTGGTCGGTGAATCCGTCACCCTGCTTCAGGAGCTCGGCCTCTACGACAAGTACGATGTCATTCTTTTCGATGTGCTCGGCGACGTTGTCTGCGGAGGCTTCAGCGCTCCGCTGAACTATGCCGATTACGCCATCATCATAGCTACCAACGATTTCGACAGCATTTTCGCCGCCAACCGCCTCTGCATGGCCATCCAGCAGAAGAGCGTCCGCTACAAGGTGAAGCTGGCCGGCATCGTGGCCAACCGTGTCGACTATGCCAAGGGCGGCGGCACCAACATGCTCGACCAGTTCGCAGAGAAAGTCGGCACCAGGCTGCTTGCCAAGGTTCCCTACCACGAACTCATCCGCAGGAGCCGCTTTGCCGGAAAGACCCTGTTTGCCATGGATGACAGCGAGGAGGGAAAGGAGGAGTGCCTGCAGCCTTACCTTCAGATCGCTGAGGACCTTCTGTCCGAGGCGCCTATGTCTTCGGTTCCAGTTCCGATCGGCGACCGCGAGATATTTGAAATCGTCGGCGGCTGGCAGTAA
- the bchJ gene encoding bacteriochlorophyll 4-vinyl reductase, with amino-acid sequence MSTSFRIGPNSIIQTVAALEASFGKAQAEELLKKIGHSHLIGNLPSEMVEESKFHALVTALDTEIGSQKTGAILEESGSRTAQYLLRVRIPGLFQKFLKLLPARPAFNLFLFAISKNAWTFAGSGDFSYTNAKKPTITVVVTHPSVPVVGSFYLGTFTYLLEQLVNPAVKIRADVRQEGESITCRYTCSI; translated from the coding sequence ATGAGCACATCTTTCCGCATAGGACCCAATTCCATCATACAGACTGTTGCCGCACTTGAAGCCTCCTTCGGCAAAGCACAGGCCGAAGAGCTGCTGAAGAAAATCGGCCATAGTCACCTCATCGGAAACCTCCCCTCGGAGATGGTCGAGGAATCGAAATTCCACGCTCTCGTCACCGCCCTTGACACGGAAATCGGGTCCCAGAAAACTGGTGCGATCCTCGAGGAGTCGGGCAGCCGGACGGCGCAGTACCTCCTCCGGGTCCGCATCCCGGGACTTTTCCAGAAGTTCCTGAAGCTGCTCCCCGCAAGGCCGGCGTTCAACCTCTTTCTCTTCGCCATCAGCAAGAACGCCTGGACGTTTGCCGGCAGCGGAGACTTCAGCTATACCAACGCCAAAAAGCCCACCATCACCGTAGTAGTGACCCACCCCTCCGTACCGGTGGTCGGCAGCTTCTACCTCGGGACATTCACCTACCTGCTCGAGCAGCTCGTCAACCCTGCCGTGAAAATCAGGGCCGACGTCCGCCAGGAAGGCGAAAGCATCACCTGCCGCTACACCTGCAGCATCTGA
- a CDS encoding Ig-like domain-containing protein gives MKGTTHILKALLILLAVGTAGCASDKPPTGGLPDPTPRQVFFSDPDSGAVNISPRKIRFLFSHLTTARELLYSLHFSPQVDNYHVTVNGMEGEIDIFSPLRPNQTYIVTLNKRLFESYTLPFSTGPQIDTSLVRGRVFNEDMTPSASAFVLAYRLRDGEKRAPDMRQAKPDYLAQTDGSGNFSFRHLKKGAYSLLAVNDSNGDMRWDRHREAIGITTAAVVHPDTTRHIIRMGGIDSETSGMSACRPLERNRLELTFTSPVDVATFNPGAVTINNPRTGKSVPVLDWFSSTGSSVSRRITILTGRLDTGGPSLISIHGREGQAISFWPTRHTVEKLPIRVTFSPADKSRPGYQGADIPCSPEAVVLRFSEPVPETIVGSAASLSIEGDDSPVTLDCLLKKIDAKTFTLRPREGFRPGATYRASVDSALVNGIEVRPGAKRTTFSRFTAASPDDMGSITGSCRASGGPVIVEARGTATWRTEATRDATGRYVYAFPGLPPGSYALSAFIPSMAKKGGACMQQPYPGTLFPFTPADPSAVHEGSVRVRAQWTAENIDITFTNEKTDRNPTP, from the coding sequence ATGAAGGGCACCACGCATATCCTTAAAGCCCTCCTGATCCTTCTGGCCGTCGGAACCGCAGGTTGCGCATCAGACAAACCGCCGACCGGAGGCCTACCCGACCCCACGCCGAGGCAAGTCTTCTTCTCCGACCCCGACTCCGGTGCCGTAAACATCTCCCCCCGAAAGATCCGGTTTCTTTTCAGCCACCTGACAACCGCAAGGGAGCTGCTCTATTCGCTGCATTTCTCGCCGCAGGTGGACAACTACCATGTCACGGTGAACGGCATGGAGGGAGAGATCGACATCTTCAGCCCGCTCAGACCGAACCAGACCTACATCGTAACCCTCAACAAGCGTCTCTTCGAGAGCTATACGCTTCCCTTTTCAACCGGCCCCCAGATCGATACGTCCCTCGTACGCGGTAGGGTCTTCAATGAAGACATGACGCCATCCGCCTCGGCATTCGTCCTGGCGTACAGGTTGAGGGATGGAGAAAAAAGGGCACCGGACATGCGCCAGGCCAAGCCCGACTATCTTGCACAGACTGACGGCTCGGGGAACTTCAGCTTCCGGCACCTCAAGAAAGGCGCCTACAGTCTGCTTGCGGTGAACGACAGCAACGGCGACATGCGCTGGGACCGGCACCGCGAAGCAATCGGCATCACGACTGCCGCCGTCGTCCATCCCGACACCACGCGCCACATCATCAGGATGGGCGGCATCGACAGTGAAACAAGCGGAATGTCGGCATGCCGTCCGCTTGAGAGGAACAGGCTTGAACTCACCTTCACCAGTCCGGTCGACGTGGCGACCTTCAACCCCGGAGCGGTCACCATCAACAATCCGCGTACCGGCAAAAGCGTCCCGGTGCTTGACTGGTTCAGCAGCACCGGCAGCAGCGTAAGCCGGCGCATCACCATCCTCACCGGCAGGCTCGATACCGGAGGTCCTTCCCTCATCAGCATCCACGGAAGAGAAGGACAGGCTATCAGCTTCTGGCCGACAAGACACACCGTCGAAAAGCTACCCATCCGGGTGACCTTCAGTCCTGCCGACAAAAGCCGACCCGGATATCAGGGCGCCGACATTCCATGCAGCCCGGAAGCTGTTGTCCTGCGCTTCTCCGAGCCGGTCCCGGAAACCATCGTCGGAAGCGCGGCAAGCCTTTCCATAGAGGGTGATGACTCCCCCGTTACACTTGACTGCCTTTTGAAGAAAATCGATGCAAAGACCTTTACCCTCCGTCCGAGAGAAGGGTTCCGTCCGGGAGCGACCTACCGGGCATCGGTCGATTCGGCGCTCGTCAACGGCATTGAAGTCCGGCCAGGCGCCAAGAGAACTACATTCTCGCGCTTCACGGCAGCCTCCCCCGATGACATGGGAAGCATCACAGGAAGCTGCAGGGCATCCGGCGGACCGGTCATCGTCGAAGCCAGAGGAACTGCGACATGGCGTACTGAAGCCACGAGGGACGCAACCGGGCGGTATGTATATGCATTTCCCGGGCTGCCCCCCGGCAGCTACGCCCTCAGCGCTTTCATCCCGTCCATGGCAAAAAAGGGCGGCGCCTGCATGCAGCAGCCGTATCCCGGCACGCTCTTCCCGTTCACTCCGGCAGACCCCTCCGCAGTCCATGAAGGCAGCGTCAGGGTCCGGGCCCAGTGGACGGCAGAAAACATCGACATCACGTTCACAAACGAAAAAACGGACCGAAACCCTACACCATGA
- a CDS encoding starch synthase, with protein sequence MSRRNYKVLYVSGEVSPFVRTSALADFMASFPQALEEEGFEARIMMPKYGTINDRKFRLHDVLRLSDIEVPLREKTDMLNVKVTALPSSKIQTYFLYNEKYFKRNGLFTDVYLGNDLKGNTEKVIFFNVGVLETLVRLGWKPDIIHCHDWYASLIPLLLKTVYRDHEFFKGIKTVLTIHNAYRQGVLPFKVFEKLLPEEVSGALHRSAENVNMLYTGVENADMLTTTSKLHADEILHDEIPGCGLQQILAGQNGILHGIVNGIDTRQWNPSTDKLIKKRFATDRMDGKLDNRAALSEEVHMPFEDGRPVVGVIMHFDDFQGAVLIEKSLKKLVALDIHLLICGAGDKKYEKSFRDFADAHPDRVSLSTDCPESFLHLAIAGLDMLVMAGKIESCGMLQMFAMSYGTIPVAYAGGGIVETIDEVSEGGGSGFIFREYTPDALVSKLHEAIGLYHDSERWQELVMRAMTRDFAWKGAAEEYAGLYRELLGN encoded by the coding sequence ATGTCCAGACGAAACTATAAGGTTCTTTATGTCTCCGGCGAAGTATCCCCATTTGTAAGAACCAGCGCCCTGGCTGATTTCATGGCATCGTTCCCCCAGGCTCTCGAGGAGGAAGGTTTTGAGGCCCGCATCATGATGCCGAAGTATGGAACCATCAACGACCGCAAGTTCCGCTTGCATGATGTCCTGCGGCTGTCCGACATTGAGGTCCCGCTCAGGGAGAAGACCGACATGCTCAATGTCAAGGTGACCGCCCTGCCTTCCAGCAAGATACAGACCTATTTCCTATATAACGAGAAGTACTTCAAGCGCAACGGGCTCTTTACCGATGTTTATCTTGGAAACGACCTGAAAGGCAATACCGAAAAGGTAATCTTTTTCAACGTCGGTGTCCTTGAGACCCTCGTGCGTCTAGGCTGGAAGCCCGACATCATCCATTGCCACGACTGGTACGCATCTCTCATTCCCCTGTTGCTCAAGACGGTCTACCGCGACCATGAGTTTTTCAAGGGCATAAAGACCGTGTTGACCATACATAATGCCTACCGCCAGGGTGTTCTTCCATTCAAGGTATTCGAGAAACTCCTTCCCGAAGAGGTCTCCGGTGCGCTCCACAGGAGCGCAGAGAACGTCAACATGCTCTATACCGGCGTCGAGAATGCCGACATGCTCACGACCACATCGAAACTCCATGCCGATGAAATCCTTCATGACGAGATTCCGGGTTGCGGGCTCCAGCAGATTCTTGCCGGACAGAACGGAATCCTCCACGGCATCGTCAATGGCATCGATACTCGCCAGTGGAACCCCTCGACGGATAAACTGATCAAGAAGCGCTTCGCCACCGACCGCATGGATGGCAAGCTTGACAACCGTGCAGCCCTTTCCGAAGAGGTGCACATGCCGTTTGAAGACGGGAGGCCTGTTGTCGGAGTGATCATGCACTTTGACGACTTCCAGGGTGCGGTGCTCATTGAAAAAAGCCTGAAAAAGCTTGTCGCTCTCGATATCCACCTCCTGATCTGCGGTGCCGGGGACAAGAAATATGAAAAATCATTCAGGGATTTTGCCGACGCGCATCCGGACCGGGTGAGCCTCAGCACTGACTGCCCCGAAAGTTTTCTCCATCTTGCCATTGCCGGACTTGACATGCTCGTGATGGCAGGTAAAATCGAGTCGTGCGGGATGCTCCAGATGTTCGCCATGAGCTACGGCACCATTCCAGTCGCCTATGCCGGCGGCGGCATCGTCGAGACCATTGACGAGGTGAGTGAGGGCGGGGGCTCAGGGTTCATTTTCCGAGAGTACACACCCGATGCGCTTGTTTCGAAGCTGCATGAGGCCATCGGCTTATACCATGACAGCGAACGGTGGCAGGAACTTGTCATGCGGGCGATGACGCGTGATTTCGCATGGAAGGGTGCTGCAGAAGAGTATGCCGGGCTCTACCGCGAACTGTTGGGGAACTGA
- a CDS encoding D-glycero-alpha-D-manno-heptose-1,7-bisphosphate 7-phosphatase — protein MTETIKVLFLDRDGTINEDTGSYVATRPQLKLIARAGEAVALAKAAGFRIVIISNQAGIARGIATVEQVEDVNLYLNELLTEAGASFDRCYYCPSHPQHPHPEYDRFAGCRKPETGMVERAIADFKAEGLTVDRDASFFIGDKLIDVECGLRASLHPILVRTGHNEEEICRRLGVVPEFVADDLYEAVTAHILR, from the coding sequence ATGACAGAAACAATCAAGGTCCTGTTCCTCGATCGCGACGGCACCATCAATGAAGACACCGGCTCCTACGTTGCAACACGGCCTCAGCTGAAGCTGATTGCACGGGCTGGCGAAGCAGTGGCCCTGGCGAAGGCCGCCGGGTTCCGCATCGTCATCATTTCCAATCAGGCGGGTATCGCCCGCGGCATCGCCACCGTCGAGCAGGTGGAGGATGTCAATTTGTACCTCAACGAACTGCTGACAGAAGCCGGCGCATCCTTCGACCGCTGCTACTATTGCCCGTCGCACCCCCAGCACCCCCATCCGGAATACGACCGGTTCGCCGGCTGCCGCAAACCGGAGACCGGGATGGTCGAGCGTGCAATCGCTGATTTCAAGGCCGAAGGTCTCACTGTTGACCGCGATGCATCGTTTTTCATCGGCGACAAGCTGATTGACGTCGAGTGCGGTCTTCGCGCTTCGCTTCATCCCATACTTGTCCGTACCGGCCATAACGAGGAGGAGATCTGCCGCCGTCTGGGCGTGGTGCCTGAGTTCGTGGCCGACGACCTTTACGAGGCCGTTACCGCCCACATCCTCCGCTGA
- the hemW gene encoding radical SAM family heme chaperone HemW — translation MLSLYVHIPFCRKRCPYCDFYLVSGTGLLESFFLALEKETAAKADLFKAQSIGAIHFGGGTPSLAPARLLGRWLEQVAGLASFEEGIEIALEANPEDAAALPELSQAGVTRISLGVQSFSASKLRALGRAHSPVEGAEAVRAASALFGSLSVDLICGVPGEDLPAWQSDLSTAISLSPHHVSVYMLSVEPKTIMHRDVQAGSVSVPGDALQADCYRHAQNVLPAAGFVQYEISNFALPSHQSRYNLASWERQPYIGFGPSAHSFIRSPSGEVRMANTPSLSDYLLRPGSAEGFREELGGRERFIEEVFLTLRINRGLDVGFLRKAHKLGHRLSEAVAQFNAKGWMREEGGKLYLTDEGFLFADLMAEEFIP, via the coding sequence ATGCTGAGCCTGTATGTGCACATCCCTTTCTGCAGGAAACGGTGCCCGTACTGCGACTTCTATCTCGTGTCTGGAACCGGCCTCCTCGAGTCGTTCTTTCTGGCGCTCGAAAAAGAGACGGCGGCGAAGGCCGATCTGTTTAAGGCTCAAAGCATCGGCGCCATCCATTTCGGGGGCGGCACTCCTTCGCTTGCGCCGGCGCGGCTTCTCGGCCGGTGGCTTGAGCAGGTTGCGGGTCTTGCTTCGTTCGAGGAGGGCATCGAGATCGCTCTTGAGGCCAACCCTGAAGATGCGGCCGCCCTTCCGGAACTCAGTCAGGCCGGTGTAACCCGCATCAGTCTCGGCGTGCAGTCCTTCTCAGCCTCAAAACTCCGGGCTCTCGGCCGTGCGCATTCGCCCGTTGAAGGCGCCGAGGCCGTCCGGGCGGCCTCGGCACTGTTCGGATCCCTCAGCGTGGACTTGATCTGCGGTGTGCCGGGCGAAGATCTCCCCGCATGGCAAAGCGATCTTTCGACCGCCATCTCTCTTTCTCCCCATCACGTTTCAGTCTATATGCTTTCAGTCGAGCCGAAAACCATCATGCACCGGGACGTGCAGGCAGGCAGTGTATCGGTGCCCGGGGACGCACTGCAGGCCGACTGCTACCGCCACGCCCAGAATGTGTTGCCCGCTGCGGGGTTCGTACAGTACGAGATCTCCAACTTTGCCCTGCCATCTCACCAGTCACGCTACAACCTCGCGAGCTGGGAGCGGCAGCCATATATCGGGTTCGGTCCCTCTGCGCACAGCTTCATCCGCAGCCCGTCGGGCGAGGTCCGAATGGCAAACACACCGAGCCTCTCGGACTACCTGCTTCGTCCAGGGTCGGCTGAAGGGTTCCGTGAGGAGCTCGGAGGGCGAGAACGCTTCATCGAGGAGGTCTTTCTTACGCTCCGCATAAACCGCGGGCTCGATGTTGGGTTTTTGCGAAAAGCGCATAAATTAGGGCATCGGCTTTCCGAGGCTGTAGCGCAGTTCAATGCAAAAGGGTGGATGCGTGAAGAGGGGGGAAAGCTGTACCTGACAGACGAGGGGTTCCTTTTCGCCGATCTCATGGCCGAAGAGTTCATTCCGTGA
- a CDS encoding glycosyltransferase family 117 protein, producing MTHRAVNRSIAALLFVLTGAVYLLTMAPTLSFWDCGEFIATARTLGVPHPPGAPLFLLTGRLFSMLPFFGDVGARVNLISVLSSAATISLTYLITVRLIILYRGTAPTDWDGAEKTAAYGGAVIGALALAFSDSFWFNAVETEVYAASSLFTAVVVWLILRWYEEYPREGHERWLLLAMYMIGLSIGVHLLSLLALFAIALAYYFRRFEVTLKSLAILALASSGLFFLIYTLIIKGIPVLLQIASWGGLLVLLSALGWAAWQTQRARMAMANTLVMSVLLIIIGYTSYGLIYVRAQAGPPINENNPSTPDAFFSYLNREQYGQMPLWPRRWSPEPLHQYHYQQYGSELDYFLSYQLDRMYLRYLGWQFIGRQDQMEGAGVDWSVLWGLPFLLGLGGAFAHFRRQWKMGLVVTALFILTGAALVVYLNQTEPQPRERDYSYVGSFFAFALWIGIGIESLWYGTVSLLKKPGSSTRLLAALVTVGLAVMLVDARMLMANYHSHDRSGNYVPWDWGWNILESCPPNAILFTNGDNDTFPLWYLQEVEGIRTDVRVVNLSLANTGWYLLQLKNTSPRGAERVSFGLTDEELRNITYVPIEPVAVSLPSRDAARALKADAERHRYTLPSAPLDTMRWELKPGLVYGGQGYLRPQDLAVYDIVTQNFGRRPLCFALTVDPDGMIGLERFLRLDGLVYRVVPLQSPDPMSFADPALLYRNLMQTYRYRNLGNPSVNIEETARRLSANYSPLFIRLALELAGSEGAALPVRDSSGHEYFVQRRVLALRVLDRATSMLPPGRYPLNPELAGSVVSLYVRLGEKDRASAYISYLEKLGSLSSPGSDPRLFFTLAQAYRALGRIDEANRVIDTLSHVLNRPGLAKEFEQMKE from the coding sequence ATGACACACCGGGCAGTCAACCGCTCCATTGCCGCACTTCTTTTTGTTCTGACGGGCGCCGTCTACCTCCTGACCATGGCCCCGACCCTTTCGTTCTGGGACTGCGGGGAGTTCATCGCCACCGCCAGAACCCTCGGTGTGCCGCATCCTCCCGGGGCGCCGCTCTTCCTGCTCACCGGCCGCCTGTTTTCGATGCTCCCCTTCTTCGGTGACGTCGGAGCCCGGGTCAACCTCATCAGCGTGCTCTCTTCGGCGGCGACGATATCGCTCACCTACCTCATCACCGTCCGTCTCATCATCCTCTACCGGGGTACTGCGCCAACGGACTGGGATGGAGCTGAAAAAACAGCCGCATACGGCGGTGCCGTCATCGGCGCACTCGCACTTGCCTTTTCAGACAGTTTCTGGTTCAATGCTGTCGAAACAGAGGTTTACGCAGCCTCTTCGCTCTTTACGGCCGTGGTGGTCTGGCTGATCCTCCGCTGGTACGAAGAGTACCCCCGGGAGGGTCATGAGCGATGGCTGCTCCTGGCAATGTATATGATCGGCCTCTCCATCGGCGTTCACCTGTTGAGTCTGCTCGCCCTGTTTGCCATTGCGCTGGCCTATTACTTCCGCCGTTTCGAAGTCACGCTGAAGTCGCTTGCCATCCTCGCACTTGCCTCATCCGGGCTGTTTTTCCTTATCTACACCCTGATCATCAAAGGGATCCCTGTGCTTCTCCAGATTGCATCGTGGGGTGGCCTGCTCGTTCTGCTCTCCGCTCTCGGCTGGGCTGCATGGCAGACCCAGAGGGCACGGATGGCGATGGCCAATACGCTTGTGATGTCGGTGCTTCTCATCATCATCGGCTACACCTCCTACGGCCTTATCTACGTCAGGGCGCAGGCAGGCCCGCCGATCAACGAAAACAACCCTTCGACCCCCGATGCGTTCTTCTCCTACCTGAACCGCGAGCAGTACGGCCAGATGCCGCTCTGGCCGAGGCGGTGGTCGCCCGAGCCCCTCCATCAGTATCATTACCAGCAGTACGGCAGCGAGCTTGACTATTTTCTTTCCTACCAGCTTGACCGGATGTATCTGCGCTACCTCGGCTGGCAGTTCATCGGCCGACAGGACCAGATGGAAGGAGCCGGGGTCGACTGGTCGGTGCTCTGGGGTCTGCCGTTCCTGCTCGGCCTCGGCGGTGCGTTCGCCCATTTCCGGCGGCAGTGGAAGATGGGGCTGGTTGTAACGGCGCTTTTCATCCTGACGGGGGCCGCGCTGGTGGTTTATCTCAACCAGACGGAACCGCAGCCGCGTGAGCGGGACTACAGCTATGTCGGCAGCTTTTTCGCCTTTGCGCTCTGGATCGGCATCGGCATCGAAAGCCTGTGGTACGGGACCGTATCGCTCCTGAAGAAGCCAGGTTCCTCCACGCGTCTTCTTGCTGCCCTTGTGACGGTCGGCTTGGCGGTCATGCTGGTCGATGCGCGCATGCTCATGGCCAACTACCACAGCCATGACCGGTCGGGGAATTATGTCCCGTGGGACTGGGGGTGGAATATTCTCGAAAGCTGCCCTCCGAACGCCATCCTCTTCACCAACGGTGATAACGACACCTTTCCCCTCTGGTACCTGCAGGAGGTTGAGGGGATCCGTACGGATGTCCGGGTGGTTAACCTGAGTCTTGCCAATACGGGATGGTATCTCCTGCAGTTGAAAAACACCTCCCCGAGGGGGGCCGAGCGTGTCTCGTTCGGCCTGACGGACGAGGAGCTCCGGAACATCACCTACGTCCCGATCGAGCCGGTCGCAGTATCGCTTCCTTCCAGAGATGCGGCCCGAGCCCTCAAAGCCGATGCCGAGCGCCACAGATACACGCTGCCTTCCGCGCCGCTTGACACCATGCGGTGGGAGCTGAAGCCGGGGCTGGTCTATGGAGGCCAGGGGTATCTCCGCCCGCAGGATCTTGCCGTGTACGACATCGTAACCCAGAACTTCGGGCGCCGTCCGCTCTGTTTCGCTCTGACGGTCGATCCCGACGGCATGATCGGCCTTGAGCGGTTCCTTCGCCTCGACGGCCTCGTCTACCGGGTCGTGCCTCTCCAAAGCCCCGACCCGATGAGTTTTGCCGATCCTGCGCTGCTTTACCGGAACCTGATGCAGACCTACCGGTACCGCAACCTCGGCAATCCTTCGGTCAATATCGAGGAAACCGCAAGGCGGCTGTCGGCCAACTATTCGCCGCTCTTCATCCGTCTGGCGCTTGAACTGGCTGGTTCAGAGGGCGCTGCGCTCCCGGTCCGGGATTCATCGGGTCATGAGTATTTTGTTCAGCGTCGGGTGCTTGCGCTGCGGGTCCTTGACCGGGCGACCTCCATGCTGCCGCCCGGGCGCTATCCGCTCAATCCCGAACTGGCAGGCTCTGTCGTCTCCCTGTATGTCCGGCTTGGTGAAAAAGATCGGGCATCGGCGTATATTTCGTATCTTGAAAAACTGGGCAGCCTGTCATCGCCCGGTTCCGACCCGCGCTTGTTTTTTACTCTTGCCCAGGCCTATCGGGCCCTTGGCAGGATTGACGAGGCGAACCGGGTGATCGACACCCTTTCGCATGTCTTGAACCGGCCCGGGCTTGCTAAAGAGTTTGAACAAATGAAGGAATAA
- the lpxA gene encoding acyl-ACP--UDP-N-acetylglucosamine O-acyltransferase gives MQKSIHPTAVIAETAVLGDGVTVGPYTVIEDDVTIGEGTTIAPHVQIASGARIGAGCRIHAGAVLATEPQDLKFNGEKTELFIGDRTVIRECVTINRGTMASGKTVVGSDNLIMSYVHFGHDCVIGNHVVVANSVQFGGHCEVGDYAVVGGLAGIHQFVRIGRYAMVGGISRAALDVPPFVMAGGHASFRYEGLNAIGLKRRGFTPEKITRIRDIYRVLFQSGLLLSNGLEKVRQEFPEEPEVMEILDFFSSGTHGRKFIRPFNS, from the coding sequence ATGCAGAAGAGCATCCACCCCACAGCGGTCATCGCCGAGACTGCAGTTCTCGGTGACGGCGTCACGGTCGGCCCCTACACGGTCATTGAAGACGATGTCACAATCGGCGAGGGTACAACCATCGCCCCTCATGTCCAGATTGCTTCCGGAGCACGCATCGGTGCCGGTTGCCGGATCCATGCCGGAGCGGTGCTTGCCACGGAGCCGCAGGATCTCAAGTTCAACGGCGAAAAAACAGAGCTCTTCATCGGCGACCGGACGGTCATCAGGGAGTGCGTCACCATCAACCGCGGCACCATGGCCAGCGGCAAAACCGTGGTCGGTTCCGACAACCTGATCATGTCCTATGTGCACTTCGGCCACGACTGCGTGATCGGCAACCATGTGGTGGTTGCCAATTCGGTGCAGTTCGGCGGGCACTGCGAAGTGGGGGACTATGCCGTTGTCGGCGGGCTTGCCGGCATTCACCAGTTTGTGCGCATCGGGCGCTATGCGATGGTCGGCGGGATTTCGCGCGCTGCCCTTGACGTGCCGCCCTTCGTCATGGCCGGCGGCCACGCCTCATTCCGCTATGAGGGGCTGAACGCCATAGGACTGAAACGCAGGGGGTTCACGCCGGAAAAAATCACCCGCATCAGGGATATCTACCGGGTGCTGTTCCAGTCCGGGCTCCTGCTCTCCAACGGACTTGAAAAAGTGCGTCAGGAGTTTCCCGAAGAGCCTGAAGTCATGGAAATCCTCGATTTCTTCAGTTCCGGCACCCACGGCAGGAAGTTCATCAGGCCTTTTAACAGTTAA
- a CDS encoding ROK family protein codes for MSQWAIGIDLGGTAVKAAVAGRTAGIITETTVPTEALQGSSGVLDLIAATAADLYRSASVTLDPAEFRGIGLGAPGAVDCLRGTLSHPPNLPGWEVIELRRELQQRLHSGPGIDCEVFLDNDANAAAYGEAVYGAGRAFPDFLMVTLGTGVGGGIVLNHKLYRGPNGTAGEVGFMIVDYNGSSLHAGIRGTLEGLIGKDRLVEMARRMIAEHPSPSSVGALCGNDWASLSPRHLETAALEGDLAAKDVWTRVGSILGTGLASVTALMDIRKFVVGGGISAAGDLLLKPALAALQRSTLPSMHDGLSVVRAELGNRAGMHGAAALCFSGE; via the coding sequence ATGTCCCAATGGGCCATCGGCATAGATCTCGGGGGCACAGCCGTCAAGGCCGCAGTTGCCGGCCGGACCGCCGGCATCATCACTGAAACCACCGTCCCCACAGAAGCCCTGCAGGGTTCCAGCGGTGTGCTCGACCTTATTGCTGCGACAGCAGCAGACCTCTACCGGAGTGCATCGGTCACGCTCGATCCTGCCGAATTCAGGGGCATCGGCCTCGGTGCCCCGGGTGCAGTGGACTGCCTCCGGGGCACCCTCAGCCATCCGCCCAACCTTCCCGGCTGGGAGGTCATCGAACTGAGGCGTGAACTGCAGCAGCGCCTCCACAGTGGCCCCGGTATCGACTGTGAGGTGTTCCTCGACAACGACGCAAACGCCGCCGCATACGGCGAAGCAGTCTACGGAGCGGGTCGGGCATTTCCAGACTTTCTCATGGTGACGCTTGGCACCGGAGTCGGCGGCGGCATCGTTCTCAACCATAAGCTCTACCGCGGGCCGAATGGAACGGCTGGAGAGGTCGGGTTCATGATTGTCGATTACAATGGCTCCTCACTCCATGCCGGCATCCGCGGTACGCTTGAAGGACTCATCGGCAAGGACCGTCTGGTGGAGATGGCGCGGCGGATGATCGCCGAGCACCCCTCTCCGTCTTCAGTCGGAGCTCTCTGCGGCAATGACTGGGCTTCGCTTTCGCCGCGTCATCTCGAAACTGCAGCGCTTGAAGGGGACCTTGCGGCGAAGGACGTATGGACCCGGGTCGGTTCCATACTCGGCACAGGGCTTGCAAGCGTCACTGCGCTTATGGATATCAGGAAGTTTGTCGTCGGAGGCGGGATTTCGGCGGCCGGAGATCTCCTCCTGAAACCAGCCCTCGCGGCACTGCAGCGATCTACCCTGCCTTCCATGCACGATGGACTTTCAGTCGTCAGGGCCGAGCTCGGCAACCGGGCCGGCATGCATGGAGCGGCTGCTCTCTGCTTCAGCGGTGAATGA